One window of Psychrobacillus sp. FSL H8-0483 genomic DNA carries:
- a CDS encoding DnaD domain protein produces MTIDELNAKHEVKFKEKTGMTVDEWLLNKYKTITPFELIKAYYFATKDEETLVKDLQDLGLNNGVINALLEYIFVLNGKGFVQSLVLDMGKNWVKNDILTVERAIKFMKEQDRKKLNESPER; encoded by the coding sequence ATGACAATAGACGAATTGAATGCGAAACATGAGGTGAAATTTAAAGAAAAAACAGGAATGACAGTAGATGAATGGCTTCTTAACAAATATAAAACTATAACACCATTTGAATTGATTAAAGCATATTACTTTGCAACTAAGGATGAAGAAACACTTGTGAAAGATTTGCAAGACTTGGGACTTAATAATGGTGTAATAAATGCCTTATTGGAGTATATATTTGTTTTAAATGGCAAAGGTTTTGTTCAATCATTAGTTTTGGACATGGGAAAGAATTGGGTAAAAAACGATATATTAACAGTTGAAAGGGCTATTAAATTTATGAAGGAACAGGATAGAAAGAAGCTTAATGAGTCGCCTGAAAGATAG
- a CDS encoding DinB family protein codes for MVHAKDVLSDQLLANANDPSWYITFSDSIKRLSEEQAFWKPNEESNSIAEIVQHLLYWNQTWQTRYQKSHVDAVPSIGNNNNSFIIPENYSFTDLKKQLLEVLLLWQELLSEEKVESEVNGFSGHVKWWEVLGNVSTHNAYHIGQIIYIRKLQNSWKINVGEDE; via the coding sequence ATGGTTCATGCAAAAGATGTTTTATCTGATCAGTTGTTGGCAAATGCGAATGACCCTAGTTGGTACATAACATTTTCAGATTCGATAAAAAGATTGTCTGAGGAACAAGCATTTTGGAAGCCAAACGAGGAAAGTAATAGCATTGCTGAAATTGTGCAACATCTATTATATTGGAATCAAACATGGCAAACAAGGTACCAAAAATCTCACGTTGATGCTGTGCCTTCCATAGGAAATAATAATAACAGCTTTATTATTCCTGAAAATTATTCATTTACTGACTTAAAAAAACAACTATTAGAGGTGCTTTTACTTTGGCAAGAGTTATTATCCGAAGAAAAAGTTGAGAGTGAAGTTAATGGTTTTTCTGGACATGTGAAATGGTGGGAAGTTCTCGGAAATGTGTCTACTCATAACGCATATCACATTGGTCAGATCATTTATATCCGAAAACTTCAAAATAGTTGGAAAATAAATGTTGGAGAAGATGAATAA
- a CDS encoding tRNA U-34 5-methylaminomethyl-2-thiouridine biosynthesis protein: protein MKHLIYLILGSLIGWLIWGVFTKDFSADRFRLLLIGLILGFLTGRRNPKEATE from the coding sequence ATGAAGCATCTAATTTATTTAATATTGGGTTCATTGATAGGATGGCTTATATGGGGAGTTTTTACAAAGGATTTTTCTGCGGATAGGTTTAGATTACTTTTAATAGGACTCATTTTAGGATTCTTAACTGGCAGACGTAATCCAAAAGAAGCAACAGAATAA
- a CDS encoding type 1 glutamine amidotransferase family protein, translated as MNQTEKKEILIVVLEEFADWEMSYVAAFLNNTDKYITKIVSVNEGVIKSIGGLKVLPDYTLKSIPEIFYGLILIGGHSWRKPQNINVIPIMEKALTMDIPVGAICDATVFMGANGWLNEIKHTSNDLNDLKTYAKDNYRNEINYVLEQAVSDGKIVTANGTASLEFAKEILELLEAYPKEHINQLYKFHKLGYYEAEKTNS; from the coding sequence ATGAACCAAACTGAGAAAAAAGAGATTTTAATTGTAGTGTTGGAGGAATTCGCTGATTGGGAAATGTCTTATGTAGCAGCTTTTTTAAATAATACAGACAAGTACATCACTAAGATAGTTAGTGTAAATGAGGGTGTTATAAAGTCCATCGGTGGATTAAAAGTTCTTCCGGATTACACCTTAAAAAGTATACCTGAAATCTTTTATGGTTTAATACTAATTGGGGGACACTCTTGGCGTAAGCCACAAAACATTAACGTCATTCCAATAATGGAAAAGGCGCTTACTATGGATATTCCAGTAGGGGCAATATGTGATGCAACAGTTTTTATGGGAGCCAATGGCTGGTTAAATGAAATAAAGCATACAAGCAATGATCTTAATGATTTGAAAACTTATGCAAAAGATAATTACCGAAATGAAATAAATTATGTACTAGAGCAAGCAGTTTCTGATGGAAAAATTGTGACCGCAAATGGAACAGCTTCATTAGAATTTGCAAAAGAAATTCTTGAATTATTAGAAGCATATCCTAAGGAGCATATTAATCAGCTTTATAAATTTCATAAATTAGGATATTATGAGGCAGAAAAGACAAATTCATAA
- a CDS encoding ATPase has translation MSKSFWIPLMASFGTMILLYIIGYIADIDFLIFKISLSDTEIALLPIAVGMLVGFISERIIKSKSQ, from the coding sequence GTGAGTAAGTCCTTTTGGATTCCGTTAATGGCTTCATTTGGAACGATGATATTACTATATATAATAGGCTATATAGCTGATATAGATTTTCTTATATTTAAAATTTCACTCTCGGATACTGAGATTGCTCTACTACCAATCGCTGTTGGGATGTTAGTGGGGTTTATTAGTGAACGTATTATCAAATCGAAATCTCAATAA
- a CDS encoding EsaB/YukD family protein — translation MYIEITVDLSKYDGKVLDLRLSDYYTMKKMIDIAWQANSISKTPREGHWVRVVNKDKIFPGHLTLAHCGITTGDRIEII, via the coding sequence ATGTATATAGAAATTACAGTAGATCTTTCTAAATACGATGGAAAAGTCTTAGATCTAAGACTTTCTGATTATTATACAATGAAAAAAATGATTGATATCGCCTGGCAGGCCAATTCTATTTCCAAAACTCCACGCGAAGGCCATTGGGTACGCGTAGTGAATAAAGATAAAATATTCCCAGGACATTTGACGTTAGCCCATTGCGGGATAACGACTGGTGACCGAATTGAAATTATTTGA
- a CDS encoding HAD-IIB family hydrolase, translating into MRFVFDLDGTICFKGQPISNRILHSLSELTKAGIEVIFASARPIRDMLPVIDEAFHYYTMVGGNGSLISKEGKVIKSNSFSTNEINEIKNFINQYNATYLIDGDWDYAYTGSETHPILQNLDPAKLAKMVSLESLDSVVKVLFLTSNNMDELAEKLSKLNVYVNKHSNENVLDISPSGINKWSALKTLGVKENAYIAFGNDANDISMFENALHTVMIGYHEQLAPFAKETISLSGDYEQEIAEKILTLLKEYRPIQV; encoded by the coding sequence TTGAGATTTGTTTTTGATTTAGATGGAACAATTTGTTTTAAAGGACAACCAATATCTAACAGGATACTTCATTCATTGTCAGAGTTGACGAAAGCGGGTATTGAAGTCATTTTCGCATCTGCCAGACCTATTAGAGATATGCTACCTGTCATAGACGAAGCGTTTCATTATTATACAATGGTTGGGGGAAATGGCTCTTTAATATCAAAAGAAGGAAAAGTAATCAAATCCAATTCGTTTTCAACAAATGAAATTAATGAAATAAAGAATTTTATTAATCAATATAATGCTACTTATCTAATAGATGGTGATTGGGACTATGCTTATACTGGCTCAGAAACACACCCTATACTTCAAAACTTAGACCCTGCAAAATTAGCGAAAATGGTTAGTTTAGAATCTCTTGATTCGGTAGTTAAAGTTCTGTTTCTAACCTCAAATAATATGGATGAATTAGCAGAAAAACTTTCAAAACTTAATGTATATGTAAATAAACATAGTAACGAGAATGTTCTTGATATCAGCCCAAGTGGGATAAATAAATGGAGTGCATTAAAGACTCTTGGGGTAAAAGAAAATGCATATATTGCTTTTGGGAACGATGCGAATGATATATCAATGTTTGAAAACGCATTGCATACAGTTATGATTGGCTATCACGAACAGTTAGCTCCTTTTGCAAAAGAGACTATTTCATTGAGTGGGGATTACGAACAGGAAATCGCAGAAAAAATACTTACTCTTTTAAAGGAATATAGACCAATACAAGTATAG
- a CDS encoding IS3 family transposase (programmed frameshift) produces MSKYTVEVKLQAVERYLTGNESYQTIAESIGVAKSQVITWVKLFEAHGEKGFKKGYTSYSSGFKLDVLNFMNETGASFLETASKFNISSPSTIYQWEELLKTKGLDALKTKKKRRPSMKKETKSNDKKTTPDEGSMEALRAENERLRMENAYFKKVESFSSRTRKITNKIKAQVIFELKKHYEVVDLVQVADIPRSTYYYWEKRLNQVDKYETVKEAIKNIYHEHKGRYGYRRITKELKKYGFRYDPKTINRLMNEIGLKCEVRIKKYRSYKGNVGKIAPNVLQRDFKAEKMNQKWVTDVTEFHLFGEKRYLSPVLDLCNGEIIAYKVMNRPVYQLVGDMLDEAVQRLQPGDEVILHSDQGWHYQMKKYQQTLQAHQITQSMSRKGNCLDNAVVENFFGLLKSELLYLQEFESMEHFEKELEEYMEYYNHKRMKAKLKDLSPVEYRTQFLEAA; encoded by the exons ATGTCTAAATATACAGTAGAAGTTAAATTACAAGCGGTGGAACGCTATTTAACTGGAAACGAAAGCTATCAAACTATTGCAGAAAGCATTGGCGTAGCTAAATCTCAAGTCATTACTTGGGTGAAATTATTTGAAGCACATGGTGAAAAAGGGTTTAAGAAAGGCTATACAAGCTACTCATCTGGGTTTAAACTAGACGTACTTAATTTTATGAACGAAACAGGTGCGTCTTTTCTAGAAACGGCAAGCAAATTTAATATTTCTTCTCCGAGTACTATTTATCAGTGGGAGGAGTTGCTTAAGACAAAAGGATTGGACGCGCTAAAAACAAAGAAAAAGAGGCGTCCATCCATGAAAAAGGAAACCAAATCGAATGACAAAAAAACAACTCCAGATGAAGGATCTATGGAAGCTCTACGAGCTGAAAATGAACGTTTGCGTATGGAGAATGCCTACT TTAAAAAAGTTGAAAGCTTTAGTTCACGAACAAGAAAAATTACAAACAAAATCAAAGCGCAAGTAATTTTTGAACTAAAGAAACATTATGAAGTCGTGGATTTAGTTCAAGTCGCTGACATTCCACGCAGTACTTATTACTACTGGGAAAAACGATTGAATCAAGTAGATAAATATGAAACAGTAAAAGAAGCGATCAAGAACATTTATCACGAACATAAGGGTCGTTATGGCTACCGCCGCATCACGAAAGAACTGAAGAAATACGGATTTAGGTATGACCCGAAGACCATCAATCGCTTAATGAATGAAATCGGTTTAAAATGTGAGGTCCGTATAAAGAAGTATCGCTCTTATAAAGGAAACGTTGGGAAAATCGCTCCTAATGTATTACAACGTGATTTTAAGGCGGAGAAAATGAATCAAAAATGGGTAACAGACGTGACCGAATTCCATCTCTTTGGAGAAAAACGTTATCTGTCACCTGTTCTAGATTTATGTAACGGTGAAATTATCGCATATAAAGTCATGAATCGACCGGTCTATCAACTTGTAGGAGATATGTTAGACGAAGCTGTTCAGCGCCTCCAGCCAGGAGACGAAGTCATCCTTCATTCTGATCAAGGCTGGCATTATCAAATGAAAAAATATCAACAGACATTACAAGCACATCAAATTACGCAGAGTATGTCTCGTAAAGGGAACTGTTTAGATAACGCAGTCGTTGAAAATTTCTTTGGCCTATTAAAGTCTGAACTGCTTTATTTACAAGAGTTTGAGAGCATGGAGCATTTTGAAAAGGAATTAGAAGAATATATGGAGTATTATAATCACAAGCGAATGAAGGCAAAATTAAAAGACTTGAGCCCGGTAGAATACCGAACTCAGTTCTTAGAAGCAGCCTAA
- a CDS encoding M50 family metallopeptidase, translated as MKSILTPKWVSFFGFLLILVGLSFKDTYEMTAMIGSLLLAMWVAIAMHELGHVIFGYLSGFEFVFFAFGPVQIEKTIDGIKMKENKHWLFFGGVAMMLPPQMKKESLTKKWAIFVVGGPVMSLLLESIFYILYGNFSDAFLLNCAIMNGGILLATIIPFKTSMKTDGYILFSMLRNNEESILLVEELLIMKELLGRKQPVEWNQTYIKLAKQKDVSIDNLQYAMMIYYFEIEQNGFKSAVEAMKEYREIPVTAKNKFSVGFLIHMQQLSHFLMDDVPVEKMVYFQRLLSSLEPVSYFRGKAIIAYLENDKDSALENLKKVKKIIEENEALYGFFKAEKRLTELVEKKYLFNIDKLLSMVEEG; from the coding sequence ATGAAATCTATTTTAACGCCTAAATGGGTATCTTTTTTTGGATTCCTTCTAATTTTAGTTGGACTTAGTTTTAAAGATACATATGAAATGACAGCCATGATAGGGAGTCTTTTGTTAGCAATGTGGGTAGCAATTGCTATGCATGAACTTGGTCATGTCATTTTCGGATACTTGAGTGGTTTTGAATTTGTTTTCTTTGCATTTGGACCAGTCCAAATTGAAAAAACAATAGACGGAATCAAAATGAAAGAGAACAAACATTGGTTATTTTTTGGTGGAGTAGCAATGATGTTGCCACCACAGATGAAGAAGGAATCTCTTACTAAAAAGTGGGCGATTTTTGTAGTGGGTGGTCCTGTAATGTCTTTATTATTAGAGAGCATCTTTTATATTCTATATGGTAATTTTTCTGATGCATTTCTTCTGAATTGTGCAATTATGAATGGAGGTATTTTGCTAGCGACAATAATTCCATTTAAAACAAGTATGAAAACAGATGGGTATATCTTATTTTCTATGCTAAGAAATAATGAAGAATCAATCTTGTTAGTAGAAGAATTGCTCATTATGAAAGAGCTCCTAGGTAGAAAACAACCAGTTGAATGGAATCAAACATATATAAAGCTAGCAAAACAAAAGGACGTTAGCATCGACAATTTGCAGTACGCAATGATGATATACTATTTCGAAATTGAACAAAACGGTTTTAAGTCTGCAGTAGAAGCGATGAAAGAATACAGAGAGATTCCTGTCACAGCGAAGAATAAATTTTCAGTAGGATTCCTCATACACATGCAGCAGCTATCACATTTTTTAATGGACGATGTTCCAGTTGAAAAAATGGTATATTTCCAACGGTTACTATCTAGTTTGGAACCTGTCTCTTATTTTAGAGGAAAAGCGATTATTGCTTATCTGGAAAATGATAAAGATTCAGCTTTAGAAAATTTAAAGAAAGTAAAAAAAATCATTGAAGAAAATGAAGCATTATATGGATTTTTTAAGGCTGAAAAAAGGTTAACAGAACTTGTTGAAAAAAAATATCTGTTTAACATTGATAAACTTTTGTCGATGGTCGAGGAAGGATAA
- a CDS encoding IS110 family transposase, whose product MNPVVGLDVAKGESQVQAFLDKSKPFGKSFSMKHTREELDRFISFLNEIELMTGQMPMVILESTGHYHSPVIQYLEEHEVLYILLNPIISYQAKRSSLRKVKTDAIDAYQLCVLYYKEDFEPHKNRGIQLLNLRNLSRQQEIVTNMYVEAKLQFHTILDQVFPEYRKVFGDLYSKVSLLMLKKYPTSEDVIAAGESKLAECVMEFCPRRSSQWALDKAKKLMDSASRNPFQKVVYHSHLINLQMYIEMLFQYQGHLSELEIRIVTLANELEDYKIVQSIPGIGEKIAATIISEVGEIDRFSHPKKLVAFAGVDPSVHSSGKFTATTNRITKRGSSRLRHALYLAVLCGIRSSRNKKLKEFYDKKKSEGKPAKVAIVACINKLLHWIYALLNRKEAFLDIA is encoded by the coding sequence ATGAATCCAGTAGTTGGTCTGGATGTGGCAAAAGGAGAGAGCCAAGTTCAGGCATTTTTAGATAAATCGAAGCCGTTTGGAAAGAGTTTTTCGATGAAGCATACAAGAGAGGAGTTAGACCGTTTTATAAGCTTTTTAAATGAGATTGAATTGATGACTGGGCAAATGCCTATGGTCATTTTAGAATCTACAGGTCATTATCATTCTCCTGTTATTCAATACTTGGAGGAGCACGAGGTTTTGTATATCTTGCTTAATCCTATTATTTCTTATCAGGCTAAGAGATCCAGTTTACGAAAGGTAAAAACAGATGCAATTGATGCGTATCAGTTGTGTGTGCTTTATTACAAAGAAGATTTTGAACCTCATAAAAACAGAGGAATTCAACTATTAAATCTTAGAAATCTTTCAAGACAACAGGAGATTGTGACGAATATGTATGTGGAGGCTAAGCTGCAGTTTCACACTATTTTAGATCAAGTGTTTCCTGAATACCGTAAGGTTTTTGGTGATCTTTATTCGAAGGTTTCTTTATTGATGTTAAAGAAATATCCTACTTCAGAAGATGTAATAGCGGCTGGGGAAAGTAAGCTAGCGGAGTGTGTTATGGAGTTTTGTCCAAGACGATCTAGTCAATGGGCGTTGGATAAGGCAAAAAAGTTAATGGATTCCGCGTCTCGAAATCCATTTCAAAAAGTGGTGTATCATAGTCACTTAATCAATCTTCAAATGTATATTGAAATGCTATTTCAGTACCAAGGACACCTTTCAGAGTTGGAAATTCGTATAGTGACCTTGGCAAATGAATTGGAAGACTACAAGATTGTCCAATCGATTCCAGGAATCGGAGAAAAAATCGCTGCCACGATAATCTCTGAGGTTGGTGAAATCGATCGGTTTAGTCATCCGAAAAAACTAGTTGCCTTTGCAGGAGTAGATCCCAGTGTTCACTCATCAGGAAAGTTTACTGCCACAACCAATCGTATTACTAAACGAGGTTCAAGTAGATTACGCCATGCTTTGTATCTTGCCGTATTGTGCGGTATCAGAAGTTCAAGAAACAAAAAGCTAAAAGAATTCTATGATAAAAAGAAATCAGAAGGTAAGCCTGCCAAAGTAGCGATAGTAGCCTGCATTAACAAACTGCTTCATTGGATTTATGCTTTATTAAATAGAAAAGAAGCTTTCCTGGATATAGCGTAA
- a CDS encoding YafY family protein → MSKAIRLNELRLYINRVKKFKVDDLAKEFNVSRRTILRDLEELSILGVPLISEVGANGGYQVLEEKNLLAVSFTKEETFSIFFALLSLKHFISLPFESEYNSIIKKFYLNLNGKMKDEIDLIKNKIDFKIDNQSKESPLLKELFMAAIGNEPLWISYLGVKRDIQPVGLFSQYGRWYCPSYCYLRKEFRLFRCDRISEIGLSARNDKMNLKETNLNDIINIISTKKEYELIVELTPEGVETYKSNVSPYYQISIDSKGHGVIKGSINETEIDFLADYFIQMGKHAKVVEPIELRAEIKKKILVLSDLYSDLV, encoded by the coding sequence TTGAGTAAGGCAATTAGATTAAATGAGTTAAGATTGTATATTAATCGAGTCAAAAAGTTTAAGGTAGATGATTTAGCAAAAGAATTTAATGTTTCAAGAAGAACGATTCTTAGGGATTTAGAAGAACTAAGTATTTTAGGGGTTCCATTAATTTCAGAGGTAGGAGCTAATGGTGGATATCAAGTTTTGGAAGAAAAAAATCTACTTGCTGTTTCTTTTACAAAAGAGGAAACTTTCTCTATCTTTTTTGCTCTTTTATCTTTAAAACATTTTATTAGCTTACCTTTTGAATCGGAATATAATTCAATCATAAAAAAATTCTATCTGAACTTAAACGGAAAGATGAAAGATGAAATTGATTTAATCAAAAACAAGATTGATTTCAAAATAGATAATCAGAGTAAAGAAAGTCCACTATTAAAAGAGTTATTTATGGCAGCAATAGGAAATGAGCCGCTTTGGATTTCTTACTTGGGGGTTAAAAGAGACATTCAACCAGTTGGATTATTTTCTCAGTATGGAAGATGGTATTGTCCTTCGTATTGTTATCTTAGGAAGGAATTTAGACTTTTTCGTTGCGATCGAATATCAGAAATCGGATTAAGTGCAAGAAATGACAAGATGAATCTAAAAGAAACCAACTTAAATGATATTATTAACATTATATCAACCAAAAAAGAGTATGAGCTTATTGTGGAATTAACACCAGAAGGAGTAGAAACATATAAATCTAATGTTTCGCCATATTATCAAATATCAATAGACAGTAAAGGTCATGGAGTCATAAAGGGTTCAATAAATGAAACAGAAATAGACTTTTTGGCTGATTATTTCATACAAATGGGAAAGCATGCAAAAGTAGTTGAACCCATAGAGTTAAGAGCTGAAATAAAAAAGAAAATTTTAGTATTGAGTGATTTATACAGTGATTTAGTATAG
- a CDS encoding MFS transporter — protein MFGKPQDSIESYIDSPEKLKSLYKRVLFVVSLSQIFGGAGLAAGVTVGALMAQQMLGTDAYAGVPAALFTLGSAGAALIVGKVSQRYGRRTGLSTGFIVGGLGAIGVVIAAMMNSVILLFASLLIYGAGTATNLQARYAGTDLANKKQRATAISTTMVMTTFGAVAGPNLVEVMGEFASLIGVPSLAGPFILSATAFILAGLILFIMLRPDPLDIANRIAAYKQEYEHVNQTDSVDKAINRRGLMVGATVMVLTQIVMVAIMTMTPVHMKHHGHDLAEVGIVIGFHIGAMYLPSLITGVLVDKVGRTAMSIASGITLLFAGLLAAFAPSDSMILLVIALSLLGLGWNFGLISGTAQIVDSTEPSTRAKTQGTLDVFIALAGASGGALSGMVVANTSYATLSLSGGLLSLVLIPIIIWSRRDRA, from the coding sequence GTGTTCGGTAAACCACAAGATTCAATCGAGAGTTATATAGATTCACCAGAAAAACTAAAGAGCTTGTATAAACGTGTGTTGTTCGTTGTAAGTCTATCACAAATCTTCGGTGGTGCAGGGCTTGCAGCAGGAGTTACTGTAGGTGCCCTAATGGCTCAACAAATGCTTGGGACTGATGCTTATGCAGGAGTGCCGGCAGCTTTATTTACTTTAGGTTCGGCAGGAGCTGCTTTAATTGTAGGAAAAGTTTCACAACGATATGGACGCCGTACAGGGTTATCAACAGGTTTTATTGTAGGGGGACTCGGTGCAATTGGAGTTGTGATTGCTGCCATGATGAATAGTGTAATTTTATTATTTGCTTCTCTACTGATCTATGGTGCAGGTACTGCGACAAATTTACAAGCTCGTTATGCAGGAACTGATTTAGCAAACAAAAAACAAAGAGCAACAGCTATTAGTACTACGATGGTTATGACGACATTCGGGGCAGTTGCTGGCCCAAACCTAGTAGAAGTTATGGGTGAATTTGCTAGTCTCATTGGTGTTCCGTCACTTGCAGGTCCATTCATATTATCAGCTACTGCATTTATCTTAGCAGGTCTTATACTTTTTATTATGTTGCGTCCCGACCCGTTAGATATTGCAAACAGGATTGCGGCTTATAAACAAGAATATGAACATGTAAATCAAACGGATTCTGTTGATAAAGCAATAAATAGAAGAGGTCTAATGGTCGGTGCCACGGTTATGGTTCTTACCCAGATTGTAATGGTTGCAATTATGACTATGACACCGGTACATATGAAACATCATGGTCATGATCTAGCCGAAGTTGGAATTGTTATTGGTTTTCACATAGGTGCAATGTATCTTCCCTCACTTATCACAGGAGTCCTTGTAGATAAAGTGGGTCGAACAGCTATGAGCATAGCCTCGGGCATTACATTGTTATTCGCTGGTTTATTAGCAGCATTCGCACCAAGCGATTCAATGATTCTATTAGTAATTGCTCTTTCTTTACTTGGATTGGGATGGAACTTTGGCTTAATTAGTGGCACTGCTCAAATAGTTGATTCTACAGAGCCTTCAACACGTGCAAAAACTCAAGGAACACTTGATGTTTTTATTGCATTAGCAGGAGCTTCTGGCGGTGCGCTTTCGGGAATGGTAGTAGCTAATACAAGTTATGCTACATTGTCTTTGAGTGGAGGACTTTTATCCTTGGTTCTCATACCTATTATAATTTGGTCGCGAAGAGACAGAGCATAA
- a CDS encoding spore coat protein has translation MPNNIAGRGLTDREMLQLCLELEKGRCRSISSTMLETTHQQLREIYEQCFENASSNHYQLFKIMGNKGWYKTELASKEQVGKVQELMQNNLNPDD, from the coding sequence ATGCCAAATAATATCGCAGGACGTGGTTTAACAGACCGTGAAATGCTCCAGCTTTGTCTAGAGCTGGAAAAGGGACGCTGTCGCAGCATTAGCAGTACAATGTTAGAGACCACACATCAGCAGCTACGAGAAATTTATGAACAATGTTTTGAAAATGCGAGCTCAAACCATTATCAGCTTTTTAAGATAATGGGTAACAAAGGCTGGTATAAGACGGAGCTTGCATCTAAGGAGCAGGTTGGCAAAGTACAGGAACTTATGCAAAATAACCTGAATCCAGATGACTAG
- a CDS encoding WXG100 family type VII secretion target, giving the protein MSGIIRVTPAELDAMASRYNHESGEVASQIGRLDGMIGELQSMWEGSSSAAFAEQYERLKPHFNEMRELLSEVGIQLSRAGQALQDADQQVASQIRG; this is encoded by the coding sequence ATGTCAGGAATTATTCGCGTAACACCAGCTGAGTTAGATGCTATGGCTTCTCGCTACAACCATGAATCAGGGGAGGTTGCTTCTCAAATTGGTCGCCTAGATGGCATGATCGGAGAATTGCAGTCAATGTGGGAAGGATCTTCTAGTGCTGCCTTCGCTGAGCAATATGAGAGACTTAAACCTCATTTCAATGAAATGCGTGAGTTATTAAGTGAAGTAGGTATTCAATTAAGCCGTGCTGGTCAAGCGTTGCAAGATGCAGACCAACAAGTTGCTAGTCAAATTCGCGGATAA